A stretch of Gallus gallus isolate bGalGal1 chromosome 2, bGalGal1.mat.broiler.GRCg7b, whole genome shotgun sequence DNA encodes these proteins:
- the SRD5A1 gene encoding 3-oxo-5-alpha-steroid 4-dehydrogenase 1 isoform X2, which produces MASRRLPTPAVGAAAPVSLSDESVGQRARHAPHVHARPRAARMRGLHPRRSFRAALPPAHFRSWNHHAVDPGTSTNPRPAGGGRLRPPAPIGPRRRRACREIPDGWRRLRASRLCWAQRGMAGGGGFCAFWQRAAGPREQRLLELLSYGLVALGAVSALLLRFIPMPYGRYSSRRFGWLLPARPAWLLQELPALLVPLALAACIPVWRLPNAVLLGCFILHYVHRALIFPFLIRQGKPTPFFTFLLALLFCIYNGYLQGRSLSTYAEYPSDWLKHPCFIAGFMGWLIGMAINIHSDHILRNLRKPGETGYKIPRGGMFEYVSGANFFGEILEWFGFALACCTTESLAFALCTLFILGSRAKQHHQWYLEKFEDYPKNRKIVIPFVY; this is translated from the exons ATGGCGAGCAGGCGCCTGCCGACCCCCGCCGTCGGAGCAGCAGCTCCGGTCTCTCTCAGCGACGAGTCTGTGGGGCAGCGAGCGCGCCACGCGCCTCACGTCCACGCGCGCCCGCGAGCagcgcgcatgcgcggactcCACCCCCGCCGCTCCTTCCGGGCTGCGCTACCGCCGGCCCATTTCCGTTCATGGAACCACCATGCCGTTGACCCCGGCACCTCCACCAACCCGCGGCCGGCGGGAGGCGGTAGGCTCCGCCCCCCTGCGCCGATTGGTCCGCGACGTCGGCGGGCGTGCCGCGAGATACCTGACGGATGGAGGCGTCTCAGGGCGTCTCGGCTCTGTTGGGCGCAGCGCGGCATGGCAGGTGGCGGCGGGTTCTGCGCCTTCTGGCAGCGGGCAGCGGGCCCGCGGGAGCAGcgcctgctggagctgctctcctaCGGGCTGGTGGCGCTGGGCGCTGTCTCGGCGCTGCTGCTGCGATTCATCCCCATGCCCTACGGCCGCTACTCGTCGCGGCGCTTCGGTTGGCTCCTGCCCGCCCGGCCAgcttggctgctgcaggagctgcccgCGCTCCTCGTCCCGCTCGCGCTGGCCGCCTGCATCCCCGTCTGGCGGCTGCCCAACGCCgtcctgctgggctgcttcATCCTGCACTACGTGCACAG GGCActcatatttccttttctgatccGGCAAGGAAAGCCGACACCATTTTTCACCTTCCTACTAGCACTTCTCTTCTGTATATACAATGGATACTTGCAAGGCCGAAGCTTAAGCACCTATGCAGAGTACCCTTCAGACTGGTTAAAGCATCCTTgtttcattgcag GTTTCATGGGGTGGCTGATCGGCATGGCAATCAATATTCATTCTGATCATATCCTTAGAAATCTGAGAAAACCTGGAGAAACTGGTTACAAAATACCAAGAG GAGGAATGTTTGAATATGTCAGCGGAGCCAACTTCTTTGGAGAGATCCTGGAATGGTTTGGATTTGCCCTTGCCTGCTGCACTACTGAAAGCCTTGCATTTGCACTGTGTACACTTTTCATTTTGGGTTCAAGGGCAAAGCAACACCACCA atggtaCCTTGAGAAATTTGAAGACTACCCAAAGAATAGAAAAATTGTGATTCCATTTGTGTATTAG
- the SRD5A1 gene encoding 3-oxo-5-alpha-steroid 4-dehydrogenase 1 isoform X1: MASRRLPTPAVGAAAPVSLSDESVGQRARHAPHVHARPRAARMRGLHPRRSFRAALPPAHFRSWNHHAVDPGTSTNPRPAGGGRLRPPAPIGPRRRRACREIPDGWRRLRASRLCWAQRGMAGGGGFCAFWQRAAGPREQRLLELLSYGLVALGAVSALLLRFIPMPYGRYSSRRFGWLLPARPAWLLQELPALLVPLALAACIPVWRLPNAVLLGCFILHYVHRCGRSGRLSGVLRAIGSRRALIFPFLIRQGKPTPFFTFLLALLFCIYNGYLQGRSLSTYAEYPSDWLKHPCFIAGFMGWLIGMAINIHSDHILRNLRKPGETGYKIPRGGMFEYVSGANFFGEILEWFGFALACCTTESLAFALCTLFILGSRAKQHHQWYLEKFEDYPKNRKIVIPFVY, from the exons ATGGCGAGCAGGCGCCTGCCGACCCCCGCCGTCGGAGCAGCAGCTCCGGTCTCTCTCAGCGACGAGTCTGTGGGGCAGCGAGCGCGCCACGCGCCTCACGTCCACGCGCGCCCGCGAGCagcgcgcatgcgcggactcCACCCCCGCCGCTCCTTCCGGGCTGCGCTACCGCCGGCCCATTTCCGTTCATGGAACCACCATGCCGTTGACCCCGGCACCTCCACCAACCCGCGGCCGGCGGGAGGCGGTAGGCTCCGCCCCCCTGCGCCGATTGGTCCGCGACGTCGGCGGGCGTGCCGCGAGATACCTGACGGATGGAGGCGTCTCAGGGCGTCTCGGCTCTGTTGGGCGCAGCGCGGCATGGCAGGTGGCGGCGGGTTCTGCGCCTTCTGGCAGCGGGCAGCGGGCCCGCGGGAGCAGcgcctgctggagctgctctcctaCGGGCTGGTGGCGCTGGGCGCTGTCTCGGCGCTGCTGCTGCGATTCATCCCCATGCCCTACGGCCGCTACTCGTCGCGGCGCTTCGGTTGGCTCCTGCCCGCCCGGCCAgcttggctgctgcaggagctgcccgCGCTCCTCGTCCCGCTCGCGCTGGCCGCCTGCATCCCCGTCTGGCGGCTGCCCAACGCCgtcctgctgggctgcttcATCCTGCACTACGTGCACAGGTGCGGGCGGTCAGGGCGGCTCTCCGGGGTGCTGCGCGCTATCGGATCTCGGCG GGCActcatatttccttttctgatccGGCAAGGAAAGCCGACACCATTTTTCACCTTCCTACTAGCACTTCTCTTCTGTATATACAATGGATACTTGCAAGGCCGAAGCTTAAGCACCTATGCAGAGTACCCTTCAGACTGGTTAAAGCATCCTTgtttcattgcag GTTTCATGGGGTGGCTGATCGGCATGGCAATCAATATTCATTCTGATCATATCCTTAGAAATCTGAGAAAACCTGGAGAAACTGGTTACAAAATACCAAGAG GAGGAATGTTTGAATATGTCAGCGGAGCCAACTTCTTTGGAGAGATCCTGGAATGGTTTGGATTTGCCCTTGCCTGCTGCACTACTGAAAGCCTTGCATTTGCACTGTGTACACTTTTCATTTTGGGTTCAAGGGCAAAGCAACACCACCA atggtaCCTTGAGAAATTTGAAGACTACCCAAAGAATAGAAAAATTGTGATTCCATTTGTGTATTAG
- the SRD5A1 gene encoding 3-oxo-5-alpha-steroid 4-dehydrogenase 1 isoform X3, translated as MPLTPAPPPTRGRREAVGSAPLRRLVRDVGGRAARYLTDGGVSGRLGSVGRSAAWQVAAGSAPSGSGQRARGSSACWSCSPTGWWRWALSRRCCCDSSPCPTAATRRGASVGSCPPGQLGCCRSCPRSSSRSRWPPASPSGGCPTPSCWAASSCTTCTGAGGQGGSPGCCALSDLGGTERGSNTGTHISFSDPARKADTIFHLPTSTSLLYIQWILARPKLKHLCRVPFRLVKASLFHCRLGRSTVCALKMENVRYKGITSEEGFMGWLIGMAINIHSDHILRNLRKPGETGYKIPRGGMFEYVSGANFFGEILEWFGFALACCTTESLAFALCTLFILGSRAKQHHQWYLEKFEDYPKNRKIVIPFVY; from the exons ATGCCGTTGACCCCGGCACCTCCACCAACCCGCGGCCGGCGGGAGGCGGTAGGCTCCGCCCCCCTGCGCCGATTGGTCCGCGACGTCGGCGGGCGTGCCGCGAGATACCTGACGGATGGAGGCGTCTCAGGGCGTCTCGGCTCTGTTGGGCGCAGCGCGGCATGGCAGGTGGCGGCGGGTTCTGCGCCTTCTGGCAGCGGGCAGCGGGCCCGCGGGAGCAGcgcctgctggagctgctctcctaCGGGCTGGTGGCGCTGGGCGCTGTCTCGGCGCTGCTGCTGCGATTCATCCCCATGCCCTACGGCCGCTACTCGTCGCGGCGCTTCGGTTGGCTCCTGCCCGCCCGGCCAgcttggctgctgcaggagctgcccgCGCTCCTCGTCCCGCTCGCGCTGGCCGCCTGCATCCCCGTCTGGCGGCTGCCCAACGCCgtcctgctgggctgcttcATCCTGCACTACGTGCACAGGTGCGGGCGGTCAGGGCGGCTCTCCGGGGTGCTGCGCGCTATCGGATCTCGGCGGTACGGAACGGGGCAGCAATACG GGCActcatatttccttttctgatccGGCAAGGAAAGCCGACACCATTTTTCACCTTCCTACTAGCACTTCTCTTCTGTATATACAATGGATACTTGCAAGGCCGAAGCTTAAGCACCTATGCAGAGTACCCTTCAGACTGGTTAAAGCATCCTTgtttcattgcag ATTAGGAAGAAGTACTGTATGTGCCCTAAAAATGGAGAATGTGAGGTACAAGGGAATAACTTCAGAGGAAG GTTTCATGGGGTGGCTGATCGGCATGGCAATCAATATTCATTCTGATCATATCCTTAGAAATCTGAGAAAACCTGGAGAAACTGGTTACAAAATACCAAGAG GAGGAATGTTTGAATATGTCAGCGGAGCCAACTTCTTTGGAGAGATCCTGGAATGGTTTGGATTTGCCCTTGCCTGCTGCACTACTGAAAGCCTTGCATTTGCACTGTGTACACTTTTCATTTTGGGTTCAAGGGCAAAGCAACACCACCA atggtaCCTTGAGAAATTTGAAGACTACCCAAAGAATAGAAAAATTGTGATTCCATTTGTGTATTAG
- the SRD5A1 gene encoding 3-oxo-5-alpha-steroid 4-dehydrogenase 1 isoform X4 has product MEASQGVSALLGAARHGRWRRVLRLLAAGSGPAGAAPAGAALLRAGGAGRCLGAAAAIHPHALRPLLVAALRLAPARPASLAAAGAARAPRPARAGRLHPRLAAAQRRPAGLLHPALRAQVRAVRAALRGAARYRISAVRNGAAIRALIFPFLIRQGKPTPFFTFLLALLFCIYNGYLQGRSLSTYAEYPSDWLKHPCFIAGFMGWLIGMAINIHSDHILRNLRKPGETGYKIPRGGMFEYVSGANFFGEILEWFGFALACCTTESLAFALCTLFILGSRAKQHHQWYLEKFEDYPKNRKIVIPFVY; this is encoded by the exons ATGGAGGCGTCTCAGGGCGTCTCGGCTCTGTTGGGCGCAGCGCGGCATGGCAGGTGGCGGCGGGTTCTGCGCCTTCTGGCAGCGGGCAGCGGGCCCGCGGGAGCAGcgcctgctggagctgctctcctaCGGGCTGGTGGCGCTGGGCGCTGTCTCGGCGCTGCTGCTGCGATTCATCCCCATGCCCTACGGCCGCTACTCGTCGCGGCGCTTCGGTTGGCTCCTGCCCGCCCGGCCAgcttggctgctgcaggagctgcccgCGCTCCTCGTCCCGCTCGCGCTGGCCGCCTGCATCCCCGTCTGGCGGCTGCCCAACGCCgtcctgctgggctgcttcATCCTGCACTACGTGCACAGGTGCGGGCGGTCAGGGCGGCTCTCCGGGGTGCTGCGCGCTATCGGATCTCGGCGGTACGGAACGGGGCAGCAATACG GGCActcatatttccttttctgatccGGCAAGGAAAGCCGACACCATTTTTCACCTTCCTACTAGCACTTCTCTTCTGTATATACAATGGATACTTGCAAGGCCGAAGCTTAAGCACCTATGCAGAGTACCCTTCAGACTGGTTAAAGCATCCTTgtttcattgcag GTTTCATGGGGTGGCTGATCGGCATGGCAATCAATATTCATTCTGATCATATCCTTAGAAATCTGAGAAAACCTGGAGAAACTGGTTACAAAATACCAAGAG GAGGAATGTTTGAATATGTCAGCGGAGCCAACTTCTTTGGAGAGATCCTGGAATGGTTTGGATTTGCCCTTGCCTGCTGCACTACTGAAAGCCTTGCATTTGCACTGTGTACACTTTTCATTTTGGGTTCAAGGGCAAAGCAACACCACCA atggtaCCTTGAGAAATTTGAAGACTACCCAAAGAATAGAAAAATTGTGATTCCATTTGTGTATTAG